The Cucumis melo cultivar AY chromosome 6, USDA_Cmelo_AY_1.0, whole genome shotgun sequence genome includes a region encoding these proteins:
- the LOC103500145 gene encoding isoprenylcysteine alpha-carbonyl methylesterase ICME — protein MAAPADRLRPVVKFSGQGIRFDEDDSTETRPLLSRMLTYPIGIFHHQLRRRLGVGKPQVLRRQQSFSRDFGHAAAETFLITRLSFTLLRSLGVGYRWVVRLTALAVYAILLMPGFLQVMYDYYFSSQVRRDIIYGTQPRNSLDLYLPTNTDKKKPVVIFVSGGAWIIGNKAWGALLGLQLAERDVIVASIDYRNFPQGTISDMVKDVSQGISFVCQNIADYGGDLDRIFLMGQSAGAHISVCALLNQAINEARKGESVDWSVSQIKAYFGLSGGYNLLKLVDHFDSRGLYRSVFLSIMEGEESLSQFSPEIRIQDPSVSDVVSSLPPFVLFHGTGDYSIPFGASETFTETLRKAGAQADLFLYEGKTHTDLFLQDPFRGGNYELFDQIVAILHAGDEEALAKDSMAPPKPRLVPEVLIRLARMVSPF, from the exons ATGGCGGCTCCGGCTGACCGGCTCCGCCCTGTCGTCAAGTTTTCCGGCCAAGGGATTCGTTTTGACGAGGATGATTCCACCGAGACTCGCCCTCTGCTTTCCAGGATGCTCACTTATCCGATTGGGATTTTCCACCACCAGTTGCGCCGCCGTCTCGGCGTTGGAAAGCCCCAAGTGCTACGGCGTCAGCAGTCTTTTAGTCGAGATTTTGGCCATGCAGCTGCGGAAACCTTTCTCATTACTCGCCTGAGCTTCACTCTCCTTCGATCTCTTGG GGTAGGGTACCGGTGGGTCGTACGATTAACTGCACTTGCAGTATATGCCATCCTTCTTATGCCCGGTTTTCTTCAAG TTATGTATGATTATTACTTCTCAAGTCAGGTTCGGAGAGATATTATTTATGGAACTCAACCGAGAAATAG CTTGGATTTGTATCTACCTACAAATACTGATAAAAAGAAACCAGTTGTAATATTTGTTAGCGGTGGAGCTTGGATTATTGG GAATAAAGCATGGGGAGCACTTTTAGGACTGCAGTTGGCAGAGAGAGACGTCATTGTAGCCTCCATTGACTATAG AAACTTTCCTCAGGGTACAATCAGTGACATGGTGAAAGATGTTTCTCAAGGGATTTCATTTGTATGCCAGAATATAGCAGACTATGGAGGAGATCTGGACAG AATCTTTCTGATGGGACAATCAGCTGGTGCACATATTTCTGTTTGTGCCCTCTTGAATCAAGCAATCAACGAAGCCAGAAAAGGAGAGAGTGTAGATTGGAGCGTCTCCCAAATAAAAGCTTATTTTGGTTTATCTGGAGG GTATAACTTGTTGAAACTAGTTGATCACTTTGATAGTAGGGGTCTATATCGTTCTGTCTTTTTGAG CATAATGGAAGGTGAAGAATCTTTGTCCCAGTTTTCCCCGGAAATAAGAATCCAAGATCCTAGTGTTAGTGATGTTGTTTCCAGTTTACCTCCTTTTGTTCTTTTCCACGGCACGGGTGATTATTCAATCCCATTTGGTGCCAG tGAAACTTTCACGGAGACACTTCGGAAAGCAGGGGCACAAGCTGACTTATTTCTCTATGAGGGAAAAACTCACACAGATTTGTTCCTTCAA GATCCATTTCGTGGAGGCAATTATGAACTTTTTGATCAAATAGTTGCCATATTACATGCTGGTGACGAGGAAGCTCTTGCAAAGGATTCTATGGCACCACCAAAACCGCGCCTTGTTCCAGAGGTATTGATAAGATTGGCACGAATGGTTAGCCCTTTCTGA